From the genome of Anopheles funestus chromosome 2RL, idAnoFuneDA-416_04, whole genome shotgun sequence:
AAGGAAAATCCCGGTCACTAAACGGGAACATACGCACGGGCCTGATAAAGGATAAGCGGGATAAGAGTAGAAACGTATGTCCAGTGATTGGAAACCAAACCAATCGTACGCGCCCTTTTCTAATGGACATGTTTATGTACCCCCCCGTCGAGGTTCGATAAAGCTTATCTGGTCGGGTGGATAAGCGAAATATCATCGAATGGGTTAAGTCCCGGCAGCGTATATAAGACGATTGCCATCTGCGGCAGCCACAGCTGATATACCTGGACACGGTGTAGTTTGTTCTGTGTCGGAAGGATGTTTAAGTTTGTGGTAATTTTATCGCTAGTGGCCCTTGCGGTACACGCGCAAGATGCGGTAGGTTTCCGATTCCGTTGTACGTTACGGCGCTTCGCGTTGTTACTAACCGAACGTATCtctttcgtttcatttgccCATAGTCTCGGCCAATTATCAATACCAGCGGTGGACAGATCCAAGGTATCACATCTAGCTGTGGGTTGTTCTGCAGCTACTTCGCCTTCAATGGAATCCCGTACGCAGCGCCGCCGGTAGGTGATCTACGGTTCCGCAACCCTCGACCGCACGGTGGCTGGCAGGGTGTGAAGGATGGTAGTGAGCATCGTAATACCTGTCCATCGGGAGGCTTCCTTGGTGGTGTGTCCGGAAGTGAGGACTGTCTGTACCTGAACGTGTACACCCAGAACTTGATCGGACAGCGACCGGTAATGGTTTGGATTCATGGTGGATCGTTTACTGGTGGATCCGGTAACTCGTGGATCTACGGCCCAGACAACCTGATGCCGGAGGATGTGGTAGTCGTAACGATTAACTATCGATTGGGCATTCTTGGATTCTTCAGCACGGACGATGTCCATGCGGCCGGTAACTGGGGCATGAAGGATTGCGTGATGGCCCTCCAATGGGTGCGCCAGAATATTGCCGCCTTCGGTGGTGATCCGAACAATGTCACCATCTTCGGCGAGAGTGCTGGCGGTACTGCCGTGCACTATCTCGTCCTGTCGGACAAGGCTAGTGGTTTGTTCCACAAGGCCATCGCACAGTCCGGTACCGCGCTCGTCCCATGGGGCTTCCAGTATCGTCCGCGAGAGTTAGCCTACCGATTGGCCGATAGACTCGGTTACTCACACGACAGTGCTCAGCTGGTACAGAGTCTGCGTAACACTCCGATCGAGACGCTCATAGACATTCAGGAAGGTTGGCTGGACATTGAGATCCCGCGTGGTTTCAAACCGTTTGACTTTGTGCCAAATGCGGAACCGGTCAACTCGCCCGAGGAAACCTTCCTCACGCAGTTGCCGATCGACATCATGAACGCGGGTACGTTCAACCACGTGCCATTCATTGCCGGGTACATGAGCATGGAGAGTCTGTTCATGGTGTACGAGCACACGATCGACAGCACTGTGTGGGATTCGTTCACGCGCAATCCGGACTACTTCGTGCCACACTTCTGGAACATCCCGCACGGTACGGCGGCTTCGGCTGCGGTCAGCCAGGGCA
Proteins encoded in this window:
- the LOC125774694 gene encoding juvenile hormone esterase-like → MFKFVVILSLVALAVHAQDASRPIINTSGGQIQGITSSCGLFCSYFAFNGIPYAAPPVGDLRFRNPRPHGGWQGVKDGSEHRNTCPSGGFLGGVSGSEDCLYLNVYTQNLIGQRPVMVWIHGGSFTGGSGNSWIYGPDNLMPEDVVVVTINYRLGILGFFSTDDVHAAGNWGMKDCVMALQWVRQNIAAFGGDPNNVTIFGESAGGTAVHYLVLSDKASGLFHKAIAQSGTALVPWGFQYRPRELAYRLADRLGYSHDSAQLVQSLRNTPIETLIDIQEGWLDIEIPRGFKPFDFVPNAEPVNSPEETFLTQLPIDIMNAGTFNHVPFIAGYMSMESLFMVYEHTIDSTVWDSFTRNPDYFVPHFWNIPHGTAASAAVSQGIRNAYWQDRTLNDNIMVEWLTFHTDQQFIYAIDKTIRLHAQRSSAPTYYYQFSFDGDLNLVKRVLLLGSWPGAMHADDIPYLWSVTDLTISPILPTNHARTVSNRFVRMFTNFARFGNPTPNAVDTLLQNRQWLPVTAASVPYMDIGHDLVTGVNPNGQRTAVWRDLEARYANEPFRFPRN